The Sus scrofa isolate TJ Tabasco breed Duroc chromosome X, Sscrofa11.1, whole genome shotgun sequence genome has a segment encoding these proteins:
- the LOC110257705 gene encoding olfactory receptor 10V1-like, producing the protein MHGKRAKTRSNRCGHFVAISRPRPYRPLPSGWPAAQRHPESSHSQPDWLLAVPSSLPPSEPARRRALCSSQSPASLDGHTTIVLITLFDSCLQTPMYFFLRNLSAIEICYTLVIVPNMLANFLSRSQRMPFLGCALQMHLFIALGGAECFLLLVMAYDRFVAVCKPLHYSLIVTRVLCVRMLALAGTGGFALSLTLTTLIFLLPFCQSHEVNHFFCDIPALLLLACSVTRANEVAVFLVCVFILLVPFSLILLSYGHILAAVLRIRAAEGRSKAFSTCAGHLLVSLLHYGCAIFIYIRPKACYAPEQDKIVSLIYTNVTPMLYPVIYSLRNKDVKGALQRLLASPGRRS; encoded by the exons ATGCACGGGAAGAGAGCGAAA ACCCGCTCAAACCGCTGTGGCCACTTTGTGGCCATCAGCAGGCCCCGGCCCTACAGGCCCCTGCCGTCCGGCTGGCCAGCAGCCCAGCGTCACCCTGAGAGTTCTCATTCCCAGCCCGACTGGCTCCTGGCTGTGCCAAGCTCACTCCCACCCAGCGAGCCGGCCCGGCGCCGTGCCCTCTGCTCTTCCCAGTCGCCAGCCTCCCTGGACG GCCACACCACCATCGTGCTCATCACCCTCTTTGACTCCTGCCTCCAGacccccatgtatttcttcctgcgAAACCTGTCGGCCATCGAAATTTGCTATACTTTGGTCATCGTCCCCAACATGCTGGCTAATTTCCTGTCCAGGAGCCAGCGGATGCCCTTCCTGGGCTGTGCCCTGCAAATGCATCTCTTCATCGCCCTGGGCGGAGCGGAGTGTTTCCTGCTGCtggtgatggcctatgaccgctttgtggccgTCTGCAAGCCCCTGCACTACAGCCTCATCGTCACCAGGGTGCTGTGTGTGCGGATGCTGGCTCTGGCGGGCACCGGCGGCTTTGCCCTCTCCCTCACGCTCACCACCCTGATATTCCTCCTGCCCTTCTGCCAGTCCCATGAGGTCaatcacttcttctgtgacatccCCGCCCTGCTCCTCCTGGCCTGCTCGGTCACGCGGGCCAATGAGGTCGCCGTCTTCCTCGTCTGCGTGTTCATCCTGCTGGTTCCCTTCTCGCTGATCCTGCTCTCCTACGGACACATCCTCGCTGCCGTCCTCAGAATCCGCGCAGCCGAGGGCAGGagcaaagccttctccacctgcgcGGGCCACCTGCTCGTCTCTCTTCTGCACTACGGCTGCGCCATATTCATCTACATCCGCCCCAAGGCATGCTACGCCCCGGAGCAGGACAAAATCGTCTCCTTGATCTACACCAACGTGACCCCCATGCTCTACCCTGtgatctacagcctgaggaacaaggaCGTCAAGGGAGCCCTCCAGAGACTGCTGGCGAGCCCTGGGCGCAGGAGCTGA